A single region of the Gemmatimonadaceae bacterium genome encodes:
- the mreC gene encoding rod shape-determining protein MreC: MARAIRSSSSRIDLIVLGTCALLALVARGLPPNLRDPVATSMRRTFLAPLVMLQERAEASRRSLLLDKERTAIRDSVTLRAMQVKSLEDENERLRQLIGLGSRLRWGFVPAEAIHGRGVRDVTTMTLTAGSLAGVRRLSPVVSSEGVVGMVTDVDPTMSQAMIWTHPDFRVSAMSEDGSAFGIVQAHLASATSGYLMELRGIPFRTALKPGTLIVSSGLGGVWPRGIPIGRVIEEVKTSEGWARTYLIKPAVSPADVGAIMILRTERATKELDNVWSSVTAANQAAMRIVQAGDSAAKSAALAEAAARRAALDTTVRDTTAGGQIPGGLPPELRPDTLGTAGPVLSDSAARAAAARRAAAARRAAARRDSARRDSISRDSLQRDSLVRSPTRGN; encoded by the coding sequence GTGGCACGCGCAATACGAAGCAGCAGCAGTCGAATTGATCTGATAGTGCTCGGGACCTGCGCCCTGCTGGCTCTGGTAGCCCGCGGCCTTCCGCCGAACCTGCGAGATCCGGTGGCGACGTCGATGCGGCGCACATTTCTCGCGCCGCTCGTGATGCTGCAGGAGCGGGCCGAAGCAAGCCGACGCTCACTCCTGCTCGACAAGGAGCGCACGGCGATTCGCGACAGCGTCACTCTTCGCGCCATGCAGGTGAAGAGCCTCGAGGACGAAAACGAGCGCCTGCGCCAGCTGATCGGCCTTGGCTCTCGGCTCAGATGGGGATTCGTTCCCGCCGAGGCGATTCACGGTCGCGGAGTTCGCGACGTGACGACGATGACTCTTACGGCCGGATCGCTGGCGGGGGTGCGGAGGCTAAGTCCGGTAGTATCGTCCGAGGGCGTGGTGGGGATGGTCACCGACGTCGATCCGACGATGAGCCAGGCGATGATCTGGACGCATCCCGATTTCCGGGTTAGCGCGATGTCGGAGGACGGCAGTGCCTTCGGCATAGTGCAGGCGCATCTGGCGAGTGCGACGAGCGGATACCTTATGGAGCTGCGCGGCATTCCATTCCGCACAGCGCTCAAGCCGGGAACTCTCATCGTGAGCTCCGGCCTCGGCGGCGTCTGGCCGCGCGGCATTCCCATTGGCCGCGTAATCGAAGAAGTAAAAACTTCGGAGGGCTGGGCGCGAACGTATCTCATCAAGCCGGCGGTCTCGCCAGCCGACGTTGGCGCGATCATGATCCTCCGCACAGAGCGGGCGACGAAGGAATTGGACAACGTCTGGAGCAGCGTCACGGCAGCAAACCAGGCAGCGATGCGGATTGTGCAAGCGGGCGATTCGGCGGCGAAGAGCGCGGCACTCGCCGAGGCGGCCGCGCGTCGTGCCGCCCTCGACACGACGGTAAGAGACACAACGGCCGGCGGGCAGATTCCCGGCGGGCTTCCGCCGGAGCTGCGACCGGACACCCTCGGCACCGCGGGACCCGTCCTGAGCGATTCTGCCGCGCGGGCTGCCGCGGCGAGGCGGGCGGCTGCAGCCAGGCGAGCCGCGGCACGGCGCGACTCCGCACGGCGCGATTCGATCAGTCGCGACTCGTTACAGCGTGACTCGCTGGTGCGAAGTCCGACCAGGGGCAACTGA